In Hasllibacter sp. MH4015, the following proteins share a genomic window:
- the purM gene encoding phosphoribosylformylglycinamidine cyclo-ligase, which yields MSDGPKPGLTYAQAGVDIDAGNALVDRIKPAAAATTRPGVMAGLGGFGALFDLKAAGYHDPVLVAATDGVGTKLKIAIDTGQFDTIGVDLVAMCVNDLVCQGAEPLFFLDYFATGKLEVEAASTIVEGIAAGCKASGCALIGGETAEMPGMYAPGDFDLAGFAVGAMERGAALPAGVAEGDILLGLASDGVHSNGYSLVRRVVERSGLGWDAPAPFAQTTLGAALLAPTRLYVTQALAAIRIGGVHALAHITGGGLTENLPRVLPDGLGAEIDLSAWPLPPVFGWLASEGGLATDEMLKTFNSGIGMVLAVSPDRAKDVTQALEEAGETVFRIGHIAAGEGVRYSGSLK from the coding sequence ATGAGCGACGGGCCAAAACCGGGGCTGACCTATGCACAGGCAGGTGTTGATATCGACGCGGGCAACGCGCTTGTGGATCGAATCAAACCAGCCGCCGCGGCCACGACACGTCCCGGCGTCATGGCGGGCCTTGGCGGGTTCGGCGCGCTCTTCGACCTCAAGGCGGCGGGCTATCACGATCCGGTTCTGGTGGCGGCGACCGACGGGGTCGGCACGAAGCTCAAGATCGCCATCGACACCGGCCAATTCGACACGATTGGCGTCGACCTTGTGGCGATGTGTGTGAACGACCTGGTGTGCCAAGGCGCGGAGCCTTTGTTTTTCCTGGATTATTTCGCCACGGGCAAGCTGGAGGTCGAGGCCGCTTCGACCATCGTTGAAGGCATAGCGGCGGGCTGCAAGGCGTCCGGCTGCGCGCTGATCGGGGGGGAGACGGCGGAAATGCCGGGCATGTACGCGCCGGGCGATTTTGACCTCGCAGGCTTTGCCGTGGGTGCGATGGAGCGTGGCGCGGCCTTGCCCGCCGGTGTGGCCGAGGGTGATATTCTCTTGGGCCTTGCCTCGGATGGGGTGCATTCCAACGGATATTCGCTTGTTCGACGGGTGGTTGAGCGTTCGGGTCTGGGCTGGGATGCACCGGCGCCGTTCGCGCAGACCACCCTCGGCGCGGCCCTTCTGGCGCCCACACGGCTTTATGTCACCCAAGCCCTCGCGGCGATCCGCATCGGCGGGGTCCACGCGCTCGCCCATATCACGGGCGGCGGGCTGACGGAAAACCTGCCGCGTGTTCTGCCCGACGGCCTCGGGGCGGAAATCGACCTCAGCGCGTGGCCGCTTCCGCCTGTGTTCGGCTGGCTGGCATCGGAAGGGGGGCTTGCAACGGACGAGATGCTCAAGACCTTCAACTCCGGGATCGGCATGGTCCTTGCCGTTTCGCCGGATCGCGCGAAGGACGTCACGCAAGCCCTTGAAGAAGCGGGCGAAACCGTGTTCCGGATCGGCCATATCGCGGCTGGGGAGGGTGTGCGCTATTCCGGCAGCCTGAAATGA
- the rnd gene encoding ribonuclease D — protein MPNTLTTTAALAEFCARAADAPYVTVDTEFLRERTYFAQLCLVQLALPGTDDSDAVLVDPLADGMSLDPLYDLFRSPDVVKVFHAARQDLEIFHVEGGVVPAPLFDTQVAAMVCGFGDQVGYETLVRRIAKASLDKSSRFTDWSRRPLSDAQKTYALADVTHLRQIYEYLSAELARTGRTHWLEEELAYLTNADNYVVDPEEAWRRLKLRSNSGRMLAIAKELAAFRERYAQERNVPRNRIVKDDALVELASTKPKSVQDLGKSRLLLRDARKGAIAEGLVAAVARGLAVPNSELPKPAPGKDRSNLNPALADLLRVLLKAKAEEANVAPKLLASSSDLDDIASGHVEGAWSHGWRHEVFGADAERLLRGEIALSAKGQKVKIVAV, from the coding sequence GTGCCCAATACCCTGACCACCACCGCCGCACTGGCCGAGTTTTGCGCCCGTGCCGCCGATGCCCCCTATGTGACCGTCGACACCGAATTCCTGCGGGAACGCACCTATTTCGCACAGCTTTGCCTCGTTCAACTGGCATTGCCGGGCACCGATGATTCCGATGCCGTCCTTGTTGATCCACTGGCGGACGGCATGTCGCTTGACCCGCTTTACGATCTGTTTCGAAGTCCCGACGTGGTGAAGGTCTTTCACGCCGCCCGGCAGGACCTTGAGATCTTTCATGTCGAAGGTGGCGTCGTTCCCGCGCCGCTGTTCGACACGCAAGTGGCCGCGATGGTCTGTGGCTTCGGCGATCAAGTGGGCTACGAGACACTGGTGCGCCGGATCGCCAAGGCGAGCCTCGACAAATCCTCGCGCTTCACGGATTGGTCACGCCGCCCGTTGTCGGACGCGCAGAAGACCTATGCGCTGGCCGATGTCACCCATCTGCGCCAGATCTACGAATACCTCTCGGCGGAATTGGCGCGGACCGGCCGCACACATTGGTTGGAGGAGGAGCTTGCCTATCTCACCAATGCCGACAATTACGTGGTCGACCCCGAGGAGGCGTGGCGCCGGCTGAAGCTGCGGTCGAATTCGGGCCGGATGCTGGCGATTGCCAAGGAACTGGCGGCCTTCCGCGAGCGCTATGCGCAGGAACGCAACGTGCCGCGCAACCGGATCGTGAAGGATGATGCCTTGGTGGAGCTGGCCTCGACCAAGCCGAAATCCGTGCAGGACCTTGGAAAATCACGACTCTTGCTGCGCGATGCCCGGAAGGGTGCCATTGCCGAAGGGCTGGTGGCCGCCGTTGCGCGGGGTCTCGCCGTGCCCAACTCAGAGCTGCCGAAACCAGCACCGGGCAAGGACCGGTCCAACCTCAACCCCGCGCTTGCCGATCTGCTGCGCGTGCTTCTGAAGGCCAAGGCGGAAGAGGCGAACGTGGCCCCGAAGCTGCTCGCATCCTCCAGCGACCTGGATGACATCGCATCGGGCCACGTGGAAGGGGCATGGTCCCACGGATGGCGACACGAAGTGTTCGGGGCAGACGCCGAACGTTTGCTGCGCGGTGAGATTGCCCTGTCGGCGAAAGGCCAGAAGGTGAAGATCGTCGCGGTCTGA
- the gltA gene encoding citrate synthase, protein MAETKTATLTVDGQSYDLPIHSPTAGPDVIDIGKLYGQAGVFTHDPGFTSTSACESSITFIDGGKGELLHRGYPIDQLAEHSHYLEVCFLLLYGYLPTKPELDKFEHTITNHTMLHEQMANFFRGFRRDAHPMAVMVGVVGAMSAFYHDSTDIHDPHQREVASHRLIAKMPTIAAWAYKYTIGQPFVYPRNDLSYAANFLRMCFAVPAEEYVVDPILETAMDRIFTLHADHEQNASTSTVRLASSSGANPFACIAAGIACLWGPAHGGANQACLEMLEEIGSVDRIPEFIARAKDKNDDYRLMGFGHRVYKNFDPRATVMKKSADEVLELLGVENNPKLQVAKALEKAALDDPYFSDKKLFPNVDFYSGIILEAMGFPTSMFTPIFALSRTVGWISQWKEQLADPALKIGRPRQLYMGETMRDYVPIEKR, encoded by the coding sequence ATGGCCGAAACCAAAACCGCCACTTTGACCGTTGACGGGCAATCCTACGATCTGCCGATCCATTCACCGACCGCCGGCCCGGATGTCATTGATATCGGCAAGCTTTACGGGCAAGCGGGCGTCTTCACACACGATCCCGGCTTCACCTCCACCTCGGCGTGTGAATCGTCCATCACCTTCATCGACGGCGGCAAGGGGGAGCTTCTGCACCGCGGTTATCCGATCGATCAGTTGGCGGAGCATTCCCACTACCTCGAAGTCTGCTTCCTGCTGCTCTACGGCTACCTGCCGACCAAGCCGGAACTCGACAAGTTCGAGCACACCATCACCAATCACACGATGCTGCACGAGCAGATGGCGAACTTCTTCCGGGGGTTCCGCCGCGATGCGCACCCGATGGCCGTCATGGTCGGCGTCGTGGGCGCGATGTCCGCGTTTTACCACGACAGCACCGATATCCACGACCCGCACCAGCGAGAGGTCGCGTCCCACCGGTTGATCGCGAAGATGCCGACGATTGCGGCCTGGGCCTACAAATACACGATCGGGCAGCCCTTCGTGTATCCGCGCAATGACCTGTCCTACGCGGCGAATTTCCTGCGCATGTGCTTTGCCGTCCCGGCCGAGGAATATGTCGTCGATCCGATCCTCGAGACGGCGATGGACCGCATCTTCACGCTGCACGCCGATCACGAACAGAACGCCTCGACCTCGACCGTGCGTCTGGCGTCCTCCTCCGGCGCCAATCCGTTCGCGTGCATTGCGGCCGGCATTGCCTGCCTCTGGGGGCCGGCCCATGGCGGCGCGAACCAGGCCTGCCTTGAGATGCTGGAGGAGATCGGTTCGGTGGACCGCATCCCGGAATTCATCGCGCGGGCCAAGGACAAGAACGACGATTACCGCCTGATGGGCTTTGGCCACCGCGTCTACAAGAACTTCGATCCCCGCGCGACGGTGATGAAGAAATCCGCGGACGAGGTGCTGGAGCTTCTGGGGGTCGAGAACAACCCGAAGCTGCAGGTCGCCAAGGCGCTGGAGAAGGCCGCGCTCGACGATCCGTATTTCTCGGACAAGAAGCTGTTCCCGAATGTCGATTTCTACTCCGGCATCATCCTGGAGGCGATGGGCTTCCCCACCTCGATGTTCACCCCGATCTTCGCGCTGTCGCGCACCGTGGGCTGGATTTCGCAGTGGAAAGAGCAGTTGGCCGATCCGGCGCTCAAGATCGGGCGGCCCCGGCAGCTCTATATGGGTGAGACGATGCGGGATTACGTACCGATCGAAAAGCGGTAG
- a CDS encoding MBL fold metallo-hydrolase, protein MQSERLEDGVRRITAPNPSPMTFTGTQTYLIGEGEVVVIDPGPAMEAHLRAILGALEPGERVAQILVTHSHLDHSPLARPLAEATGAPVLAAGPSDWGRSAVMRALADAGGLGGGEGVDESFAPDTQIKEGDNVEGAWGRIDVLATPGHMANHLSFAWNGTLFSGDLVMGWSTSLVSPPDGDMTAFLASTTRLAARDDRVYYPGHGEPIPDPQDRANALIAHRKKREAQIMAALEDLGPSTASELARAIYTDVAPALLRAAERNVLAHLIDLTEKSATLPESEIAANARFALR, encoded by the coding sequence ATGCAAAGCGAAAGGCTGGAGGATGGCGTGCGCCGGATCACCGCGCCGAACCCCTCGCCCATGACCTTTACCGGCACCCAGACCTATCTGATCGGCGAAGGCGAGGTTGTGGTCATTGATCCCGGCCCTGCGATGGAAGCGCATCTTCGCGCGATCCTGGGCGCGCTGGAGCCGGGTGAGCGTGTGGCCCAAATTCTCGTGACCCATTCCCATCTGGACCATTCGCCCCTTGCCCGGCCCTTGGCCGAGGCGACGGGTGCGCCGGTCCTGGCCGCTGGCCCGAGCGATTGGGGCCGCTCTGCGGTGATGCGTGCGCTGGCCGATGCAGGCGGACTTGGCGGCGGCGAGGGCGTGGATGAGAGCTTCGCCCCCGACACACAGATCAAGGAGGGAGACAACGTGGAGGGCGCGTGGGGCCGGATCGACGTGCTGGCCACGCCGGGCCACATGGCCAACCACCTCAGCTTTGCGTGGAACGGGACGCTTTTCAGCGGCGACCTGGTCATGGGGTGGTCCACCTCCCTCGTGTCCCCGCCCGACGGGGACATGACCGCTTTCCTCGCCTCCACCACCCGGCTCGCTGCCCGTGATGACCGCGTCTATTACCCCGGGCATGGAGAACCAATTCCCGACCCGCAGGATCGCGCCAACGCCTTGATCGCCCATCGAAAAAAGCGGGAGGCGCAGATCATGGCGGCGTTGGAGGATCTGGGGCCAAGCACGGCGTCCGAGCTTGCGCGCGCGATCTACACCGACGTCGCCCCAGCCCTTCTGCGCGCCGCGGAACGCAACGTCCTTGCCCATCTCATTGATCTCACGGAAAAATCCGCAACGCTTCCGGAAAGCGAAATCGCGGCGAATGCCCGCTTCGCGCTGAGATGA
- the purN gene encoding phosphoribosylglycinamide formyltransferase, which translates to MTKRVAILISGGGSNMVALARSMHGNHPARPCLVMSNVAGAGGLAKARDLGIQTAVVDHRPFGKDRAGFEAELHKALAAAAPDIICLAGFMRILTADFVSKWNGRMLNIHPSLLPKYKGLHTHARAIEAGDGEAGCTVHEVTASLDDGPILGQARAPILPGDTPDTLAARILPLEHSLYPAVLRRFADGDRTPLFLPGSD; encoded by the coding sequence ATGACGAAACGGGTCGCGATCCTGATTTCGGGCGGCGGGTCCAACATGGTGGCGCTTGCCCGCTCCATGCACGGCAATCACCCGGCGCGGCCCTGTCTCGTGATGTCCAACGTGGCGGGGGCAGGCGGGCTGGCCAAGGCGCGCGATCTCGGCATTCAGACGGCGGTCGTGGATCACCGCCCATTCGGAAAAGACCGCGCCGGGTTCGAGGCGGAGTTGCATAAGGCGCTCGCCGCCGCCGCACCCGACATCATCTGCCTTGCGGGGTTCATGCGCATCCTGACCGCCGATTTCGTGTCAAAATGGAACGGTCGGATGCTCAACATCCACCCCTCACTCCTACCGAAATACAAGGGCCTCCACACCCACGCCCGCGCGATCGAGGCGGGCGACGGGGAGGCGGGCTGCACCGTGCATGAGGTCACGGCCTCCCTCGACGATGGTCCTATTCTTGGACAGGCCCGCGCGCCGATCCTACCGGGCGACACCCCTGACACTTTGGCCGCCCGCATCCTGCCTCTCGAACACAGCCTTTACCCTGCCGTCCTGCGCCGCTTCGCCGATGGCGATCGGACGCCTCTGTTCCTGCCGGGAAGCGATTGA
- a CDS encoding Na+/H+ antiporter subunit E → MLSRLIPHPLLSVTLTLVWLGLVNTFTLGNLILGSFFGLVIPMATAAYWPDRPKLARPLKIVEYVLVVIWDIIVANVQVALIILFRREPTINSQWVPVPLDLTSAEAITVLAGTITMTPGTVSAMLSADGRSILVHCLHTDDPDSVRDEIKTRYERRLKEIFP, encoded by the coding sequence ATGCTGTCGCGTCTCATCCCCCATCCGTTGCTGAGCGTAACCCTGACCCTCGTCTGGCTTGGCCTCGTCAATACCTTCACCCTGGGCAATCTGATCCTGGGCAGTTTTTTCGGGCTTGTGATCCCCATGGCGACCGCCGCCTATTGGCCCGACCGGCCCAAGCTGGCCCGTCCGCTCAAAATAGTGGAATATGTCCTTGTGGTGATCTGGGATATCATCGTGGCCAACGTGCAGGTCGCGCTGATCATCCTGTTTCGGCGCGAGCCCACGATCAATTCCCAATGGGTGCCGGTCCCGCTGGACCTCACCTCCGCCGAGGCGATCACGGTTCTGGCCGGAACGATCACCATGACGCCCGGAACGGTATCGGCCATGTTGTCCGCCGACGGTCGCTCCATCCTCGTCCATTGCCTGCACACCGACGACCCCGACAGCGTCCGGGACGAGATCAAGACCCGGTACGAGCGGCGATTGAAGGAGATTTTTCCATGA
- a CDS encoding ATP-binding protein — translation MKLSQWIKKFLPRGLYGRAALILIVPVVTIQLVVSSVFLQRHFEDVTQQLTNALSLDLNLILQTWDAEGEDAARAIAEQLDIGIDERIAEPGENRWFYDLSGVVVQDVLEARVSGVMGLDLASEDREIAILVEPDTRDPVVFSAARRRVSAAAPHQLLVIMVATGVLMTLVAFVFLRNQLRPIRRLAGAAEAFGKGQPAEYRPSGALEVRSAGRAFLEMRARIEGHLEQRTLMLSGVSHDLRTPLTRMRLALGMMEPGPDRDDLARDVDEMEALLNTFLDFVRGEALDDPEPADPVALARKVVDAARRGGGEVALSVPADGADVPMRPMAVQRALTNLVSNALRYGKTAQVSVALYDRAVRFSVEDDGPGIPEHRRADAMRPFTRLDAARNQNLGSGVGLGLAIANDIAQRHGGSLRLSESTTMGGLRADLTLPR, via the coding sequence ATGAAACTGTCACAATGGATCAAGAAATTCCTGCCCCGCGGCCTTTACGGTCGTGCGGCCCTGATCCTGATCGTGCCGGTGGTCACGATCCAGCTTGTCGTCAGTTCCGTGTTTCTGCAACGCCATTTCGAGGACGTGACCCAGCAATTGACCAACGCCCTGTCGCTGGACCTCAACCTGATTTTGCAGACTTGGGACGCTGAGGGAGAGGACGCCGCCCGTGCCATCGCGGAGCAGCTGGACATTGGGATTGACGAACGGATCGCGGAACCAGGCGAAAACCGGTGGTTCTATGACTTGTCGGGGGTCGTTGTGCAGGACGTGCTTGAGGCTCGCGTAAGTGGTGTCATGGGCCTCGATCTGGCAAGCGAGGACCGGGAGATTGCGATCCTGGTGGAGCCGGACACCCGCGATCCCGTCGTCTTCAGCGCGGCGCGGCGGCGGGTTTCTGCGGCCGCACCCCACCAGTTGCTGGTCATCATGGTTGCCACGGGCGTGCTCATGACGCTTGTGGCCTTCGTGTTCCTGCGCAACCAATTGCGCCCCATTCGCCGTCTGGCCGGCGCGGCGGAGGCGTTTGGCAAGGGTCAGCCCGCCGAGTATCGCCCCTCCGGCGCATTGGAAGTCCGCTCTGCGGGACGTGCGTTTCTTGAGATGCGCGCGCGGATCGAAGGCCATCTGGAACAGCGGACGTTGATGCTGTCGGGGGTGAGCCACGACCTGCGCACCCCGCTGACCCGGATGCGGCTGGCGCTTGGCATGATGGAGCCGGGGCCCGACCGCGATGACCTGGCCCGCGATGTCGACGAGATGGAGGCGCTTCTCAACACCTTCCTCGATTTCGTGCGGGGGGAGGCGCTTGATGATCCCGAACCGGCTGACCCCGTCGCGCTTGCGCGCAAGGTGGTCGATGCGGCCCGGCGAGGCGGGGGAGAGGTGGCGCTGAGTGTGCCCGCGGATGGGGCGGACGTGCCGATGCGTCCAATGGCCGTGCAGCGGGCGCTGACGAACCTCGTCTCCAACGCGTTGCGCTATGGGAAGACGGCGCAGGTTTCCGTCGCGCTCTACGATCGGGCGGTGCGGTTCTCGGTGGAAGACGACGGGCCCGGCATCCCCGAACATCGCCGCGCGGATGCGATGCGGCCCTTCACCCGGCTGGACGCGGCCCGCAACCAGAACCTCGGCTCCGGCGTCGGCCTCGGCCTCGCGATCGCCAACGACATCGCGCAGCGCCATGGCGGGTCCTTGCGGCTGTCGGAAAGTACGACGATGGGTGGGCTGCGCGCGGATCTGACATTGCCGCGCTAA
- a CDS encoding monovalent cation/H+ antiporter subunit D, which yields MMHWIILPVFLPAILAPLIGFVMRHDMVLARAASLTGTVVLLGIALKLMVMAADGTTHVYRLGDWPAPFGIVLVLDRLSALMVLMTALLALIVVVHATSTGWDARGRHFHALFQFQLMGICGAFLTGDIFNLFVFFEVLLIASYGLMIHAGGRERIRAGLQYVVMNLAGSTLFLFALGTLYASTGTLNIADLAARIPEIPVEEAALVRVAAILLMIVFAVKAALFPVQFWLPATYANAPAPVAALFAIMTKVGAYAILRIHTTAFGPGSPGTEDLAGTWLFPAAIVTIAVGALGVLAARRLMSLIAFSVVGSMGTLLVAVAAFSPDATSAALYYMVHSTFAAACLFLIADLVVTQRGADTLKPVPATVQNGLFAALFFAGAIAMAGMPPLSGFLGKLLVLDALRDPGTLVWAWSAILIGSLLTIVGFARAGSALFWKSTATLPPAPDPEKITVHAVAEPLRASSLQLAPAMAAIATLALLAAFAGPVAAYLESTSAQLFDRQGYVTSVITAEEEG from the coding sequence ATGATGCACTGGATCATCCTTCCGGTATTCCTGCCGGCCATTCTTGCGCCGCTGATCGGGTTCGTGATGCGCCACGATATGGTGCTGGCACGAGCCGCCTCTCTCACCGGGACGGTGGTTCTTCTGGGCATCGCGCTCAAGCTGATGGTGATGGCCGCAGACGGCACCACCCATGTCTACCGCCTGGGCGACTGGCCCGCGCCGTTCGGGATCGTGCTGGTGCTGGACCGATTGTCAGCGCTGATGGTCCTGATGACGGCACTTCTGGCACTGATCGTGGTCGTGCATGCCACGTCGACCGGGTGGGACGCGCGGGGCCGTCATTTTCACGCGCTTTTCCAGTTCCAGCTGATGGGCATCTGCGGCGCTTTCCTGACGGGCGACATTTTCAACCTGTTCGTGTTCTTCGAGGTCCTTTTGATCGCCTCTTATGGTCTGATGATCCATGCAGGCGGGCGGGAGCGTATCCGCGCGGGCCTGCAATACGTCGTGATGAACCTTGCGGGATCGACGTTGTTCCTCTTCGCGCTCGGCACGCTTTATGCCTCCACCGGAACGCTGAACATTGCTGATCTGGCCGCGCGTATCCCAGAGATACCCGTGGAAGAGGCCGCATTGGTGCGTGTCGCCGCGATCCTTCTGATGATCGTCTTCGCGGTGAAAGCCGCGCTCTTTCCAGTCCAATTCTGGCTACCCGCCACCTATGCCAACGCGCCCGCGCCCGTGGCCGCCTTGTTCGCGATCATGACCAAGGTGGGCGCCTACGCGATCCTGCGCATCCATACGACCGCGTTCGGCCCCGGCAGCCCGGGGACGGAGGATCTGGCGGGCACATGGCTGTTCCCGGCGGCCATCGTCACAATCGCCGTGGGCGCATTGGGTGTTCTTGCCGCGCGGCGTCTTATGAGTCTAATCGCCTTCTCGGTCGTCGGCTCCATGGGGACACTTCTGGTTGCCGTCGCCGCGTTTTCGCCCGATGCAACATCGGCCGCCCTTTACTACATGGTACATTCCACCTTCGCGGCCGCCTGCCTGTTCCTGATCGCTGATCTGGTGGTCACGCAGCGGGGGGCCGACACGCTGAAGCCGGTGCCTGCGACCGTACAGAACGGCCTCTTCGCCGCGCTCTTCTTTGCCGGTGCGATCGCCATGGCCGGGATGCCACCGCTCAGCGGGTTCTTGGGCAAATTGCTTGTCCTCGACGCGCTGCGTGACCCCGGCACATTGGTTTGGGCCTGGTCTGCAATCCTGATCGGATCGCTTCTGACCATCGTGGGCTTCGCCCGCGCAGGCAGTGCCCTGTTCTGGAAATCGACGGCCACCCTGCCGCCTGCGCCCGATCCCGAGAAAATCACGGTTCATGCCGTCGCGGAGCCGTTGCGCGCCTCGTCCCTGCAACTCGCCCCCGCCATGGCCGCCATCGCCACGCTGGCGCTTCTCGCGGCGTTCGCGGGTCCCGTCGCCGCGTATCTGGAAAGCACCTCGGCGCAGCTTTTCGACCGCCAAGGCTACGTCACTTCGGTCATAACCGCGGAAGAGGAGGGCTAG
- a CDS encoding Na+/H+ antiporter subunit C, translating to MEMIVASTIGILTAGGVYLMLRLRTFPVILGLTLLSYAVNVFLFASGRLAIDLSPILSPYGEGSYTDPLPQALVLTAIVISFGMTAVLVMIGLGAFLEAESDRIDMDAEDDAPASSDEKDGSA from the coding sequence ATGGAGATGATTGTCGCAAGCACGATCGGTATCCTTACCGCAGGCGGCGTTTACCTGATGCTGCGCCTGCGGACCTTCCCGGTGATCCTGGGCCTCACGCTTTTGTCCTATGCGGTGAATGTGTTTCTGTTTGCCAGCGGGCGCCTGGCCATCGACCTTTCACCGATCCTGTCGCCTTACGGGGAGGGCAGCTATACCGATCCGTTACCCCAGGCCCTTGTCCTGACGGCAATCGTGATCTCCTTCGGGATGACGGCGGTTCTGGTGATGATCGGCCTCGGCGCGTTTCTTGAGGCGGAAAGCGACCGGATTGACATGGATGCGGAGGACGACGCGCCCGCGTCATCCGACGAGAAGGACGGATCGGCATGA
- a CDS encoding Na+/H+ antiporter subunit G has translation MNFIAELLISGFLVISGIFGFVGSFGLVKLKDTLQRLHAPTKATTLGVGGVLLASILYFYVDTGHVSVHELLISLFLFLTAPITANFIAKAYLSHKVRAKDLPDTGGAYGWSVYDDAPDGSQDARQKREPSA, from the coding sequence ATGAATTTCATCGCGGAACTCCTCATCTCCGGCTTCCTCGTCATCAGCGGGATCTTCGGCTTTGTCGGCTCTTTCGGCCTCGTGAAACTGAAGGACACCCTGCAACGCCTCCACGCGCCGACAAAGGCGACGACCCTCGGCGTCGGTGGGGTTCTTTTGGCGTCAATCCTCTATTTCTATGTCGATACCGGCCACGTGTCGGTCCACGAACTGCTGATTTCGCTGTTCTTGTTCCTGACCGCTCCCATCACGGCGAATTTCATCGCCAAAGCCTACCTCTCTCACAAAGTGCGCGCGAAAGACCTGCCTGACACGGGCGGGGCATATGGCTGGTCCGTCTATGATGACGCGCCGGATGGATCCCAGGACGCCAGACAGAAACGCGAGCCGTCTGCCTGA
- a CDS encoding SufE family protein, with the protein MASEAFEEIAETFDFLDDWEDRYRHVIELGKAMPPMDDAVKVPATKVDGCASQVWILPRLEGKTFDFQGDSDAIIVRGLIAVLHALYGGLPVDEVLEVDAGAELARLGLDEHLSSQRSNGVRAMVERIRLLASDAA; encoded by the coding sequence ATGGCCAGCGAAGCCTTTGAAGAAATTGCCGAAACCTTTGACTTCCTTGACGATTGGGAAGACCGCTATCGCCATGTCATCGAATTGGGCAAGGCCATGCCTCCGATGGACGACGCGGTAAAAGTCCCCGCAACCAAGGTCGACGGCTGCGCATCGCAGGTCTGGATCCTGCCGCGTCTGGAGGGGAAGACCTTTGATTTTCAGGGCGACAGCGACGCGATCATCGTGCGCGGGCTGATCGCGGTTCTGCACGCACTTTATGGCGGGTTGCCGGTGGATGAGGTTCTGGAGGTCGATGCCGGGGCCGAATTGGCGCGGCTGGGGCTGGACGAACACCTGTCCTCGCAACGCTCCAACGGCGTGCGCGCGATGGTGGAGCGGATCCGCCTGCTGGCATCGGACGCCGCCTAG
- a CDS encoding K+/H+ antiporter subunit F, which produces MIEYALMFAAGCYGVALLLDLWRIAVGPDAADRILALDTMVINVIALLVLYGVWRGTAIYFEAAMLVAMVGFVSTVAYCRFLLRGDIIE; this is translated from the coding sequence ATGATCGAATACGCCTTGATGTTTGCGGCTGGCTGCTATGGCGTGGCGCTCCTGCTGGACCTTTGGCGCATCGCCGTGGGGCCGGACGCCGCCGACCGCATCCTCGCGCTCGACACGATGGTGATCAACGTGATCGCGCTTTTGGTGCTGTATGGCGTCTGGCGCGGGACGGCGATCTATTTCGAGGCCGCGATGCTGGTCGCCATGGTCGGCTTCGTATCCACAGTCGCGTATTGCAGGTTCCTGCTGCGCGGCGACATCATCGAGTGA